The following DNA comes from Streptococcus canis.
TTTCCATGTATTGAAAAGCAGCTACTTGACCACTACCTCCAGCATGGAGATTGGGAATCACATTCACAATTTCTAACTGCTTAGCTTCTGCCACCTGACATTCCACAACCAAAGCACGATTGACATGCTCACAACCTTGAACTGCCAAATGAATCCCCCGCTTATTGAGCTCATCTAAAACGGTCTTAACAATCACCTGACCCACTTCTAAGCTAGAGTGCTGACCAATCCGACCACCCAGCACTTCACTGGAAGACAGGCCTAAAACAAAAAGTTGTCCTGGTTGAATAGCAGAGCGCTCAATGATATCAATTATAATTGCCCTAGTTTCTTCTTCTAAAAGGCCTAAGTTCATAGCATTCCCTCCTTACTTCTTTGGGTAATTTGTCATGGCTCTAACAATAAGGTAACCAATTAAGAGTCCAAAAGTATTTTGTAACACGTTTCCCCAAATACCAGCTAAAGAACCTGCCAAGCCATAACCAAGCATTAAAGACCCTAAGAAATACCAAACAACCATGATAGCAGAGCCTAAAAGAATACCTAACCAGCGTTTATAACCTCTCCAACCAGCAAAGTAACCTTGAGCACCATGCGCAATCAAGCTATGGATCATCCACTGAGGATAACCTGCCAATAAATCAATTAAAAAGCCTGATAAACCGCCTACAATAGCTCCTTGAGTGGCTCCCAAATAGAAACTGGTAAAATAAATACCAGCATCCAAAAGGGTTAAAAATCCCGTTGGTGTTGGAACCATCACAAATCGCCCTAAAACAACTGTCAAGGCCGTCAACACTGCCAATAAACTCAGCTGTCTTATCTTATTTTTTTGCATTTCCTTGTTTCACTCCATATCTATCCGATTGTAAAATGGCTTGGTAAACGAAGTCTTTTGCAGCCCGAACAGCCTCTAATAGGGATTGCCCCACAACTAACTGACTAGCGATACTCGAAGCAAAGGTACAGCCCGCACCCACATTATTTTGCTTAAGTACTGGATAATCCAATACTTCGAAGGATTTACCATCATAAAAAAGATCAAGAGCCTTTTCCTGACTAAAACGGTTCCCACCTTTAATAACCACATGCTTTGCCCCAAACTGATAAAGGATTTTAGCAGCTGCTTTCATATCTTCTAAACAAGTAATCTCTTTTTGGGATAATAGCTGCGCTTCTACCAAGTTCGGCGTTACAATAGTTGCACGGGGGAAAAACTGCAATAACTCCTGACACAAAGCAGCGACCTCCACATCATGCGTCTCCTTACAAACTAACACAGGATCCAATATCAGAGGAATATCTGAATGAGACGTGACAAAGTCCAGTGCTAATTGACAAATTTCTGAATTGGGTAAAAGACCAATTTTAATAGCAGAAAAAGGAACATCCTTTAAACTCTCCAATTGGTAACGGAAAATATCTCCCTGAGTTGGAAAAATGTCAAACCCCTTATCTGTCATGGCAGTCAAGCAAGTCACTGCAACAAAGCCGTGTAAATCATGCCGCGTATAAGTTGCCAAATCGGCATACAAGCCCCCTCCACTAAAAATGTCATTCCCCGACATGGCTAAAATGTAATTAGTCTTCATAGCGAATCTCCTTTAGATAAAGACCGTTCCCTGCGGGCGTTGGACCTGCTAGCTGACGATTTTGGGAGGTCAAAATCACCTTAATCTGCTCAACTGGCATGCGACCATTTCCAATTTTTAGTAAAGTACCTACCATATTCCTGACTTGTTTATAAAGAAAACCATTTCCTGAAAAGGTAAAGACCAAAAAACCTGTTTTGTCATCCTGAATCAAAGTTGCCTCCGTAATTGTGCGAACCTTATTTTCTACCGATGTTCCTGCTGCCGTAAAACCTGTAAAATCATGGGTTCCCACTAAATCCTTAATGGCCTCTTGCATCTTGGACATATCAAGAGGATACGGGTAGTGAGTCGCATAATGACGCATCATTGGGTTTTTAGGCCGACCACAATCCACCAGAAATTCATAAGTTTTCGAATGCTTTTGGTAACGACAGTGAAAATCATCTGCCACTATTTCTAGTTTAATCACATCAATATCATCTGGAGTTTGCGTGTCCAAGGCAAAACGCAATTTTTCCAAATCCCGTTTCTGGGGCAAATCAAAATGGATCACCTGACCATAGGCATGCACACCAGTATCCGTCCGTCCCGCTCCATGAATTAGGATTTGTTGCCCACTGGCCAACTTTTGGAGGGTCTTTTCAATTTCTTCTTGTACCGTACGCACATGGCTCTGTCTTTGAAAACCAGAAAAGAGAGTTCCGTCGTAAGAAATCGTTGCTTTATATCTTGTCATGTTACTATTTTATCATTTCTTAAAAGCAAGAGAAACCATTTTTCTCCAAACTGTCCCCATACAATTATCATATCACTATTTCTTTCAAAAAACTACTGACAAATCTTATTTTTCTAATATTCAAACATTATAAAGTTTCTCTTATGAAAATCATCAAATTTTAGGGTAGTTCCCTAGCATCAACCCAGCCCAGTATATTATCCATCGTAGAAAAATAAAGCTCATAAAGTAGTGGTGGTCTCAGCACCTGAAAAGCGAGCCCCAGATGACACCAAAGTCACAGATGCTTTAATTGCTTACTACTAAACTTACAAATTCAGACAAGTTTTTCAAAAACCTCTTACTTGGATTAGTCACCGCTGCCAGACCATTTACCAAAATTTAGGATTTAGATAGCAATGCTAGTGTTAGCATCATCAACCCCTTAAAAAACCTAGTAAAATTCCCCATTGATGAGAATCTCTTTTGATACGATACCTTTCTTTCTACTGGCGAAGATAACAACACCAAACTTATTGCCACTTACTTTCAAGCTGCTGTCTTGACAGTTATCTATCTTCATCCTCGAGAAATCAGCTTACTCGTTAACAAAGAAGGACAAAATGCAAGAATCTTACTTGTCAGTGATGGCCATATTGAAAAGCTAAATCAACGAGATGGAATTTTAGTTATCCCAAGCTTCTTTAGTGTCACACATGATAACCACATCCGTACCTTTTCATGGGGAGATTCTGACATCATAGGGTCTCTTATAGAGCCAGACTGGCAGCCGAAGCGGACAAAAATTCACTGGACTTTACTAGTATATTTGTCGTCCATTCAAGAGTTATTCACAATCCCCATTCCATTAAAAAATTCACCTACAAAGAAAGGCAGAAACTGCCCTATGCAGGCTTCTCAGTCTTTCATGATGAAATCCTACTCCTTACCTATCGAGGAAACATCCTCATTATCATACAAAACACCATCCCCTTTCTCACCCTGGTACCAATTGTCTTAGAGCATAAAGAAAATCGGGATTCCCGCAACACCACAAAATCCCTTCCTGAGAATTATGTAAATCTCTCAATGGTTTCCAAGGTTCAAGCGAAGTTTCCGTTATGTTTGTTATGGACAGTCAAGATGAACATAAAGCTATCTGAGTACTATACAACACCTTTTCCAACTCCAAAATGAATATCCCCAAAACTACCTTAGTCAAACAGTAACAAAAGTGGTTTTCAAAATAGATGGTCTCTGATGTCCCTTACCAAGCCTAGTCCCACACACCTCAAAAGGCTGGAGATCCCTCTCCAACCTATAACACTCCTATCTCCTACCCTAACTTCTCTCAAATCCCTCAAAATAAGGACGCAACTTCCTAAGCAAGGCCTGCCTTCCCTTAAACCGTTCCCCTCTCACCAAGGCCTGAAACTGTAACCGCTCCTCTTCACCCAACTGCCCTTCTAACACCTCAACCACCTCCCTATAGGCCACGTAATCATCCAACCATAACCCACCTGATGGAATCGCATGTGCTACATCACCTATCTCCTCATAAGCCATTTTATGAAACTGACGCTTCTGACTTTCTTGCTGACGCAAGACATCCTTCAAATACGAGGAAAACTTAGTCTTAAAATAACGATACAACCGTTCGTCTTCCCAAAGTAATTCAGGATGCTGCTCTAGAAGACTCACCAATATCAAATACCCTTCCTGTAACCAATCCTCTCTCTCCCACAATTGAATATAATAATGACGCTTCAACTTCAAGATAATGGGTTTCACCTTCTCAAACACTACTTCTGTCTCTATCGACATGTCCATTCTCCTTTTCTTTTTTACTATCCCTAGTATAAAGAGAACATCAAAAAAGCAACAGGACAAAAATGTCCTGTTGTGCTTTTCTCATCATGCACCCTAGAGGAGTCGAACCTCTAACCGCCTGATTCGTAGTCAGGTACTCTATCCAGTTGAGCTAAGGGTGCTTCCCAACACTTCCTATCTTATCTTACCATAACTCCTCTCAAAATGCAAAAAAAGATAGGATTCTTCCTATCTTCTTCGACTACTCCGCCAGTAGGACTCGAACCTACGACATCATGATTAACAGTCATGCGCTACTACCAACTGAGCTATGGCGGATAAATGCTAAGCAACTACCGTATCTAACAGGGGGCAACCCCCAACTACTTCAGGCGTTCTAGGGCTTAACTACTGTGTTCGGCATGGGTACAGGTGTATCTCCTAGGCTATCGTCACTTAACTTTTGAACTTCCTTATTCTCATAAGGGCTGTCCACTCAAAATTGAATACCTATATTCTAACAAGAACCTTCTACGCTTGTCAATCTCTTTCTTCGGATAAGTCCTCGAGCTATTAGTATTAGTCCGCTTCATGTATCACTACACTTCCACTTCTAACCTATCTACCTGATCATCTCTCAGGGCTCTTACTGATATAAAATCATGGGAAATCTCATCTTGAGGGGGGCTTCGCACTTAGATGCTTTCAGCGCTTATCCCTTCCCTACATAGCTACCCAGCGATGCCTTTGGCAAGACAACTGGTACACCAGCGGTAAGTCCACTCTGGTCCTCTCGTACTAGGAGCAGATCCTCTCAAATTTCCTACGCCCGCGACGGATAGGGACCGAACTGTCTCACGACGTTCTGAACCCAGCTCGCGTGCCGCTTTAATGGGCGAACAGCCCAACCCTTGGGACCGACTACAGCCCCAGGATGCGACGAGCCGACATCGAGGTGCCAAACCTCCCCGTCGATGTGAACTCTTGGGGGAGATAAGCCTGTTATCCCCAGGGTAGCTTTTATCCGTTGAGCGATGGCCCTTCCATACGGAACCACCGGATCACTAAGCCCGACTTTCGTCCCTGCTCGAGTTGTTGCTCTCGCAGTCAAGCTCCCTTATACCTTTACACTCTGCGATTGATTTCCAACCAATCTGAGGGAACCTTTGGGCGCCTCCGTTACCTTTTAGGAGGCGACCGCCCCAGTCAAACTGCCCGTCAGACACTGTCTCCGATAGGGATTACCTATCTGGGTTAGAGTAGCCATAACACAAGGGTAGTATCCCAACATCGCCTCCATCGAAACTGGCGTCCCGATTTCTATGGCTCCTACCTATCCTGTACATGTGGTACAGATACTCAATATCAAACTGCAGTAAAGCTCCATGGGGTCTTTCCGTCCTGTCGCGGGTAACCTGCATCTTCACAGGTACTAAAATTTCACCGAGTCTCTCGTTGAGACAGTGCCCAAATCATTACGCCTTTCGTGCGGGTCGGAACTTACCCGACAAGGAATTTCGCTACCTTAGGACCGTTATAGTTACGGCCGCCGTTTACTGGGGCTTCAATTCAGATCTTCGCTTACGCTAAACCCTCCTCTTAACCTTCCAGCACCGGGCAGGCGTCACCCCCTATACATCATCTTACGATTTAGCAGAGAGCTGTGTTTTTGATAAACAGTTGCTTGGGCCTATTCACTGCGGCTGACATCAGTCAGCACCCCTTCTCCCGAAGTTACGGGGTCATTTTGCCGAGTTCCTTAACGAGAGTTCTCTCGATCACCTGAGGCTACTCGCCTCGACTACCTGTGTCGGTTTGCGGTACGGGTAGTGTATAGTTAAACGCTAGAAGCTTTTCTTGGCAGTGTGACATCACTAACTTCGCTACTTAACTTCGCTCCCCATCACAGCTCAATGTTATAGATATAAGCATTTGACTCATATCACACCTCACTGCTTAGACGTGCTCTTCCATTCGCACGCTTTAGTTAGCCTTCTGCGTCCCTCCATCACTATATACACTAGTACAGGAATATCAACCTGTTGCCCATCGGATACACCTTTCGGTCTCTCCTTAGGTCCCGACTAACCCAGGGCGGACGAGCCTTCCCCTGGAAACCTTAGTCTTACGGTGGACAGGATTCTCACCTGTCTTTCGCTACTCATACCGGCATTCTCACTTCTATGCGTTCCAGCCCTCCTCACGGTACACCTTCTTCACACATAGAACGCTCTCCTACCATTACCTCTTAAGGTAATCCACAGCTTCGGTAATATGTTTTAGCCCCGGTACATTTTCGGCGCAGGGTCACTCGACTAGTGAGCTATTACGCACTCTTTGAATGAATAGCTGCTTCTAAGCTAACATCCTAGTTGTCTGTGCAACCCCACATCCTTTTCCACTTAACATATATTTGGGGACCTTAGCTGGTGGTCTGGGCTGTTTCCCTTTCGACTACGGATCTTAGCACTCGCAGTCTGACTGCCGATTATATCTCCTTGGCATTCGGAGTTTATCTGAGATTGGTAATCCGAGATGGACCCCTCACCCAAACAGTGCTCTACCTCCAAGAGACTTAACATCGACGCTAGCCCTAAAGCTATTTCGGAGAGAACCAGCTATCTCCAAGTTCGTTTGGAATTTCTCCGCTACCCACAAGTCATCCAAGCACTTTTCAACGTGCCCTGGTTCGGTCCTCCAGTGCGTCTTACCGCACCTTCAACCTGCTCATGGGTAGGTCACATGGTTTCGGGTCTACAACATGATACTAAGTCGCCCTATTAAGACTCGGTTTCCCTGCGGCTCCGTCTCTTCAACTTAACCTCGCATCATATCGTAACTCGCCGGTTCATTCTACAAAAGGCACGCTCTCACCCATTAACGGGCTCGAACTTGTTGTAGGCACACGGTTTCAGGTTCTATTTCACTCCCCTCCCGGGGTGCTTTTCACCTTTCCCTCACGGTACTGGTTCACTATCGGTCACTAGAGAGTATTTAGGGTTGGGAGATGGTCCTCCCAGATTCCGACGAGATTTCGCGTGTCTCGCCGTACTCAGGATTCTGCTAGGGCTCAAAAAAATTTTAAATACGAGGCTTTTACTCTCTTTGGCTTACCTTCCCAGGTAATTCTTCTATCCTTTTAAAGTCCCACGTCGCAGTCCTACAACCCCGAAAAGTAAACTTCTCGGTTTGCCCTCCTGCCGTTTCGCTCGCCGCTACTCAGGCAATCGCTTTTGCTTTCTCTTCCTGCAGCTACTTAGATGTTTCAGTTCACTGCGTCTTCCTTCTCATAACCTTAACAGTTATGGATACTAACCATTAGTTAGTGGGTTCCCCCATTCGGACATCTCTGGATCAGCGCTTACTTACAGCTCCCCAAAGCATTTCGTCGTTTGTCACGTCCTTCTTCGGCTTCTAGTGCCAAGGCATCCACCGTGCGCCCTTATTAACTTAACCTTATCTTTTACTAGTATATCTTAACTAGAAAAAACTCTTTAATACTTACAGCGTTTTCGGTTTATTTCTTGTTACTATTCTTACAATCAATTTCTTGATCGTGGAATTTGATATAGATATTCAATTTTCAATGGACAGTTTTTAGGATATCTCTATCCTAATGGAGCCTAGCGGGATCGAACCGCTGACCTCCTGCGTGCAAAGCAGGCGCTCTCCCAGCTGAGCTAAGGCCCCACAAGACCTCTCAAAACTAAATAAGACGTCCCTAACGTGTTCCTTTTCCTTAGAAAGGAGGTGATCCAGCCGCACCTTCCGATACGGCTACCTTGTTACGACTTCACCCCAATCATCTATCCCACCTTAGGCGGCTGGCTCCTAATAGGTTACCTCACCGACTTCGGGTGTTACAAACTCTCGTGGTGTGACGGGCGGTGTGTACAAGGCCCGGGAACGTATTCACCGCGGCGTGCTGATCCGCGATTACTAGCGATTCCGACTTCATGTAGGCGAGTTGCAGCCTACAATCCGAACTGAGATTGGCTTTCAGAGATTAGCTTGCCGTCACCGGCTTGCGACTCGTTGTACCAACCATTGTAGCACGTGTGTAGCCCAGGTCATAAGGGGCATGATGATTTGACGTCATCCCCACCTTCCTCCGGTTTATTACCGGCAGTCTCGCTAGAGTGCCCAACTTAATGATGGCAACTAACAATAGGGGTTGCGCTCGTTGCGGGACTTAACCCAACATCTCACGACACGAGCTGACGACAACCATGCACCACCTGTCACCGATGTACCGAAGTAAAACTCTATCTCTAGAGCGGGCATCGGGATGTCAAGACCTGGTAAGGTTCTTCGCGTTGCTTCGAATTAAACCACATGCTCCACCGCTTGTGCGGGCCCCCGTCAATTCCTTTGAGTTTCAACCTTGCGGTCGTACTCCCCAGGCGGAGTGCTTAATGCGTTAGCTCCGGCACTAAGCCCCGGAAAGGGCCTAACACCTAGCACTCATCGTTTACGGCGTGGACTACCAGGGTATCTAATCCTGTTTGCTCCCCACGCTTTCGAGCCTCAGCGTCAGTTACAGACCAGAGAGCCGCTTTCGCCACCGGTGTTCCTCCATATATCTACGCATTTCACCGCTACACATGGAATTCCACTCTCCCCTTCTGCACTCAAGTTCTCCAGTTTCCAAAGCATACATTGGTTGAGCCAATGCCTTTAACTTCAGACTTAAAGAACCGCCTGCGCTCGCTTTACGCCCAATAAATCCGGACAACGCTCGGGACCTACGTATTACCGCGGCTGCTGGCACGTAGTTAGCCGTCCCTTTCTGGTTAGTTACCGTCACATAATGGGTTTTCCACTCCCATTACCGTTCTTCTCTAACAACAGAGCTTTACGATCCGAAAACCTTCTTCACTCACGCGGCGTTGCTCGGTCAGGGTTCC
Coding sequences within:
- a CDS encoding TIGR01440 family protein, with protein sequence MNLGLLEEETRAIIIDIIERSAIQPGQLFVLGLSSSEVLGGRIGQHSSLEVGQVIVKTVLDELNKRGIHLAVQGCEHVNRALVVECQVAEAKQLEIVNVIPNLHAGGSGQVAAFQYMENPVEVETIVAHAGIDIGDTSIGMHVKRVQVPLIPCQRELGGAHVTALASRPKLIGGARADYYQDPIRKH
- a CDS encoding ECF transporter S component, encoding MQKNKIRQLSLLAVLTALTVVLGRFVMVPTPTGFLTLLDAGIYFTSFYLGATQGAIVGGLSGFLIDLLAGYPQWMIHSLIAHGAQGYFAGWRGYKRWLGILLGSAIMVVWYFLGSLMLGYGLAGSLAGIWGNVLQNTFGLLIGYLIVRAMTNYPKK
- a CDS encoding bifunctional hydroxymethylpyrimidine kinase/phosphomethylpyrimidine kinase, with translation MKTNYILAMSGNDIFSGGGLYADLATYTRHDLHGFVAVTCLTAMTDKGFDIFPTQGDIFRYQLESLKDVPFSAIKIGLLPNSEICQLALDFVTSHSDIPLILDPVLVCKETHDVEVAALCQELLQFFPRATIVTPNLVEAQLLSQKEITCLEDMKAAAKILYQFGAKHVVIKGGNRFSQEKALDLFYDGKSFEVLDYPVLKQNNVGAGCTFASSIASQLVVGQSLLEAVRAAKDFVYQAILQSDRYGVKQGNAKK
- the truA gene encoding tRNA pseudouridine(38-40) synthase TruA, with protein sequence MTRYKATISYDGTLFSGFQRQSHVRTVQEEIEKTLQKLASGQQILIHGAGRTDTGVHAYGQVIHFDLPQKRDLEKLRFALDTQTPDDIDVIKLEIVADDFHCRYQKHSKTYEFLVDCGRPKNPMMRHYATHYPYPLDMSKMQEAIKDLVGTHDFTGFTAAGTSVENKVRTITEATLIQDDKTGFLVFTFSGNGFLYKQVRNMVGTLLKIGNGRMPVEQIKVILTSQNRQLAGPTPAGNGLYLKEIRYED